DNA sequence from the Butyricimonas faecalis genome:
TCGGATGCACACACTGCATGAGCCTTTGCCCCACGCAAGCCATCCGCATTAAAGGAGGCTTGGCGACGATAAACAAAAATGCTTGCGTAGACTGTGGCAAATGCCTCAAGTCGTGCCCGCAACATGCCATATACGTGGAACAGGACGATTTCAACCAAATATTCAACTTCAAACACCGGATCATCCTTCTCCCGACAGTCCTTTTCGGACAATTCTCGGAAGAGATCACGGAACAACAAATCTTCGCGGAACTCCACCAGATGGGATTCACCGAGGTAATCGAGGTGGCACAAGCATCGGGCATTCTGGCAAAAGCCATACAACGTCACATGGAAAAGAATTCCCACGAGCGTCCCTTCCTTTCGTCCTTCTGTCCCGCGATCGTCCGGTTGATACAAGTACGATTCCCCTCGCTGATTGACCACATCGTGCCGTTGAAACAAGCCATGGACCTGGCAGCCATCTTTGCCCGCAAAAAATACCTTGACAAAAACATTTTGCCCGATGACGTCGGAATATTCTATGTCACGCCCTGCGCGGCAAAAATAGCGGCTGTAAAAAGCCCGGTGGGAGACGATCAATCCAACATCGACGGGGTTATCAACCTGAATTTCATCTACAACAAAATACAACTGGGCCTCACGCAACACCGGGATCAACCCGTGGAAACGGTAACCGAGCGCACGTATCTCTCCCCCGAATCCATCGCCTGGGACTTGTCGGAAGGGGAAGCCTCCAAATTTGAAGGCCGTTGCCTGGCAATCGACGAAATCCACAACGTGATCGACATCCTCGAAAAAATAGAAAATGACGAACTCACCGACATCGACTTTCTTGAATTGCGAGCCTGCGACCACTCCTGCGCCGGAGGGGCACTCGTCGTGAACAACCGGTTCCTCACCATCGAACGCTTGCGCAAACGGATGCAAGCCAGCAAACACGAACAACAGCCACCCGATTTCGATGACATACAAGAATACGAATCCTACCTCTTCCGACAAAGTAAACTCAGCGGGGAAATCCCGCCGCGCTCCATCGAACAACTCGACGAAAACATGCTTGTTGCCATGGAGAAAATGGAAAAATTAAACCGCATCATGAGCGTTCTCCCGCGTATCGACTGCGGGGCCTGCGGCGCACCGGCCTGCCACACGCTGGCAAGGGATGTCGTTCAAGGAAAAGCGAAACTCAACCAATGCGTGTTCATGCAAAAACTCCTGTGCAACGAAGCCTTGATGACACCGGAAGAATCCCTCGAACTCTCAGAAAAAACGTGGGGATTAAAAAGATTTGGAGAATAAACAAGCAAACAACATATTCACGAAAAAACATAAACTACGAATTATGACAGTACAAGACATTGTTTCCCAACTAAACCTCACGGTATGCTCCGGACAGGAAGGTTTACAACGAGAAGTTAAAGGAGGCTACACGTCCGACCTGCTAAGCGATGTCATGGGACACGCCCAAGAAGGCGATATATGGATCACCCTCCAAACACACAAAAACGTCATGGCCATCGCCTCCCTGAAAGAAATCGCCGCCGTCATTCTGGTGAAAGGACACGTTCCGGAAGAAGACACCCGGGAAGAAAGCAATAACGAAAACATACCCATCCTCACCACCCCGTTACAAACATTCGAGATCACGGGACAACTCTACAAACTACTTCACCCGTAATCGCGAATCTCATGGAAATCCGGGCCGATCTACATATACACACCGTGCTGTCACCTTGCGGAGATCTCGACATGAGTCCCGCGAACATCATCGGCATGGCATTGCAGAAAGGCCTCTCCCT
Encoded proteins:
- a CDS encoding [Fe-Fe] hydrogenase large subunit C-terminal domain-containing protein, coding for MEPFYHALKVASTACIGCTHCMSLCPTQAIRIKGGLATINKNACVDCGKCLKSCPQHAIYVEQDDFNQIFNFKHRIILLPTVLFGQFSEEITEQQIFAELHQMGFTEVIEVAQASGILAKAIQRHMEKNSHERPFLSSFCPAIVRLIQVRFPSLIDHIVPLKQAMDLAAIFARKKYLDKNILPDDVGIFYVTPCAAKIAAVKSPVGDDQSNIDGVINLNFIYNKIQLGLTQHRDQPVETVTERTYLSPESIAWDLSEGEASKFEGRCLAIDEIHNVIDILEKIENDELTDIDFLELRACDHSCAGGALVVNNRFLTIERLRKRMQASKHEQQPPDFDDIQEYESYLFRQSKLSGEIPPRSIEQLDENMLVAMEKMEKLNRIMSVLPRIDCGACGAPACHTLARDVVQGKAKLNQCVFMQKLLCNEALMTPEESLELSEKTWGLKRFGE
- a CDS encoding DRTGG domain-containing protein translates to MTVQDIVSQLNLTVCSGQEGLQREVKGGYTSDLLSDVMGHAQEGDIWITLQTHKNVMAIASLKEIAAVILVKGHVPEEDTREESNNENIPILTTPLQTFEITGQLYKLLHP